One segment of Cellulosilyticum sp. I15G10I2 DNA contains the following:
- a CDS encoding PAS domain S-box protein, giving the protein MKYVVKILVKLLVTFIVFTPVFVQASNVNPFDLFENHGSVMLLIDTKSGDIVGANKAAVHFYGYPREKLLSMNINAINTLSPSEISDEMAAAQNQKRHYFIFTHRLADGTFKNVEVYSYPYMMNNKETLFSIIHNITPRIQAENTLRQRNLWIQTILLTGSLIVLIFSAVLIRALNKIKSVHKALEEKNVQAQNLFSNMQEGFALHEIICNERGEPIDYRFLDTNKAFEAMTSLKSEAIKDKTVLEVLPETEDYWIEKYGQVALSGQPLHFENYSKEMGKYFSVNVFSPEKGKFATLISDITTQVLSKEAIAREKNILERILEDTLAGYWDWNLVDHTEYLSPGFKKMLGYEDDELPNSPETWQRLIYAEDLPGTLECFKQHVDSLGKIPFYNEVRYRHKDGSTVWVICAGHVLEWDDENKPLRMVGCHIDITESKKLEQSLDEERERFKMTMLSMGDGVISVDINGRIKIMNAVAEKLTGWTGADACGKPFEEVFNIISEQTRLRCDSPIQRVFDTGQIVAMDNHTLLMTRDGREIPVEDSAAPIKDKEGNIKGAVLVFRDFTEKKEKLEQIKYLSFHDQLTGLYNRRFFEEELKRLDTSSNWPLTLVMLDVNGLKLINDAFGHVMGDRILQRAANLMRTVCRTGDIIARIGGDEFVILLPRTSSKEAACILEQIIEVLPEEQDESVHLSISYGWATKETSDVMFSDIFKAAEDHMYRQKLSESRSMRYKTIDSIIKTLYEKTLLEKQHAEHVSQLCRSLALAMKLDSDDVRELETAGLVHDIGKIAIDLSILDKPSKLSDEERSEIQRHPEIGYQIVRAINEFTRLAEYILAHHERWDGAGYPRGLKGEEIPVGARIMAIADAYDAMTSERPYRKALSKEAAMEELKKNAGTQFDPDMIYVFDKVIFKDGRDNKWELEPKN; this is encoded by the coding sequence ATGAAATATGTAGTTAAAATACTTGTTAAGTTATTAGTAACCTTTATAGTATTCACCCCTGTTTTTGTACAAGCAAGTAATGTGAATCCTTTTGATTTATTTGAAAATCATGGGTCTGTCATGCTGCTGATAGATACTAAGTCAGGAGATATAGTAGGGGCAAATAAGGCTGCAGTACATTTCTATGGATACCCAAGAGAAAAACTTCTAAGTATGAATATTAATGCAATCAATACCCTAAGTCCATCGGAAATTAGTGATGAGATGGCGGCGGCCCAAAATCAGAAACGTCATTACTTTATCTTTACACACCGATTAGCTGATGGGACGTTTAAAAATGTTGAGGTATATTCCTATCCCTACATGATGAATAATAAAGAGACTCTTTTTTCTATTATCCATAATATTACGCCAAGAATACAGGCAGAAAATACTTTAAGGCAGAGAAATTTATGGATACAAACCATACTTTTAACAGGAAGCCTTATTGTACTTATTTTTAGTGCAGTACTTATTAGAGCATTAAACAAAATCAAATCAGTCCATAAAGCGCTTGAAGAAAAAAATGTGCAGGCACAGAATTTGTTTAGTAATATGCAAGAGGGCTTTGCGCTTCATGAAATAATCTGTAATGAAAGGGGAGAACCTATCGATTATAGATTTTTAGATACCAATAAGGCTTTTGAAGCAATGACAAGCTTAAAAAGTGAGGCTATAAAGGATAAGACTGTTTTAGAAGTATTACCCGAAACAGAAGATTACTGGATTGAAAAATATGGACAGGTGGCGCTTAGCGGACAACCTTTGCATTTTGAAAACTACTCAAAAGAAATGGGGAAATATTTTTCAGTTAATGTATTTTCACCTGAAAAAGGAAAATTTGCCACACTTATTTCAGATATAACCACCCAAGTCTTATCGAAAGAGGCGATTGCAAGAGAAAAAAATATCTTAGAACGCATCTTAGAGGATACCTTAGCGGGCTATTGGGATTGGAATCTTGTAGATCATACAGAATATCTTAGTCCAGGATTCAAAAAAATGCTTGGATATGAGGATGATGAGCTACCAAATTCACCAGAGACTTGGCAGAGGCTGATATATGCTGAGGATTTACCTGGCACCTTAGAGTGTTTTAAGCAGCATGTTGATAGCCTAGGAAAGATTCCATTTTATAATGAAGTACGATACAGACATAAAGATGGGTCGACAGTTTGGGTCATCTGCGCAGGTCATGTTTTAGAATGGGATGATGAGAATAAACCTTTAAGGATGGTTGGGTGTCATATTGATATTACGGAAAGCAAGAAACTTGAGCAGTCTTTGGATGAAGAACGGGAGCGCTTTAAGATGACGATGTTGTCTATGGGGGACGGCGTGATCTCAGTGGATATAAACGGCAGGATTAAGATTATGAATGCAGTAGCTGAAAAACTAACCGGTTGGACTGGGGCAGATGCGTGTGGCAAGCCTTTTGAAGAAGTATTTAATATTATTAGTGAGCAGACAAGGCTAAGGTGTGATAGTCCTATCCAAAGAGTATTTGACACAGGGCAGATTGTTGCAATGGATAATCATACGCTCTTAATGACTAGAGATGGCAGAGAAATACCAGTAGAGGATAGCGCTGCACCAATCAAAGATAAAGAAGGAAATATTAAAGGTGCTGTCTTAGTATTTAGAGATTTTACGGAGAAAAAAGAGAAACTTGAGCAAATTAAGTATTTGAGCTTTCATGACCAATTAACAGGGCTATACAATCGCAGATTTTTTGAAGAAGAGTTAAAACGCTTAGACACAAGCAGTAATTGGCCTTTGACACTTGTCATGCTGGATGTTAATGGGCTTAAACTCATTAATGATGCCTTTGGTCATGTGATGGGGGACCGAATTTTGCAACGTGCTGCAAATCTCATGAGAACAGTATGTCGAACTGGAGATATCATTGCAAGAATTGGGGGCGATGAGTTTGTCATTTTATTACCTAGAACCAGTTCCAAAGAAGCAGCATGTATCCTCGAGCAGATCATTGAGGTCTTACCAGAAGAACAAGATGAATCAGTACATTTATCCATATCTTATGGATGGGCGACTAAGGAAACATCAGATGTGATGTTTTCAGATATTTTTAAAGCTGCTGAAGACCATATGTATAGACAAAAGCTTTCGGAAAGCAGAAGCATGCGCTACAAGACAATAGATAGTATTATTAAAACATTGTATGAGAAAACACTGCTGGAAAAGCAACATGCGGAACATGTCAGCCAGCTCTGTAGATCCTTGGCCCTTGCTATGAAGCTAGATAGTGATGATGTAAGAGAACTTGAAACAGCAGGGCTTGTGCATGATATAGGTAAAATAGCCATTGACTTAAGTATTCTTGATAAACCAAGCAAGCTAAGTGATGAAGAACGCAGTGAGATACAGAGGCATCCTGAAATTGGCTATCAGATAGTAAGAGCTATCAATGAATTTACGAGACTTGCAGAATACATATTAGCCCATCATGAAAGGTGGGATGGTGCAGGGTACCCAAGAGGATTAAAAGGAGAAGAAATACCGGTTGGTGCGAGGATTATGGCTATTGCTGATGCCTATGATGCTATGACGAGCGAGAGACCCTATAGAAAAGCACTTAGTAAGGAAGCCGCAATGGAGGAGTTAAAGAAGAATGCCGGAACGCAGTTTGACCCTGATATGATCTACGTATTCGACAAGGTTATTTTTAAAGATGGGAGGGATAATAAATGGGAGCTGGAGCCAAAGAACTAA
- a CDS encoding HEPN domain-containing protein, giving the protein MKGLYVLARTDLQMAQNNLRLLEDAKDEVYLNYIAYHVQQAAEKMLKFQIEMKGEQYPHTHRIGVLVDKCLNLQIDIPELLQDYDVVITEWATGTRYDSAFVTSKRQLVKVMDCLEKWFLKIAEQFK; this is encoded by the coding sequence ATGAAAGGGCTTTATGTACTAGCACGGACTGATTTACAAATGGCACAAAATAATTTAAGACTTTTAGAAGATGCAAAAGATGAGGTTTATTTGAATTATATTGCGTATCATGTACAGCAAGCAGCTGAGAAGATGCTGAAGTTTCAAATAGAAATGAAGGGTGAACAATATCCTCATACGCATAGAATAGGTGTATTAGTAGATAAGTGCTTGAACCTTCAAATAGATATACCAGAGTTGCTGCAAGATTATGATGTAGTCATTACTGAATGGGCTACAGGGACAAGATATGATAGTGCTTTTGTAACTTCTAAAAGACAACTTGTTAAAGTTATGGATTGTTTAGAGAAATGGTTCCTAAAAATAGCAGAACAATTTAAATAG
- a CDS encoding chromate transporter: protein MIHFKIFLSFVQIGLFSIGGGYAAIPLIQNQVVDINHWLTLSEFTDLITIAEMTPGPIAINAATFVGLQIAGLGGATIATFGCILPSSIIVSTLAYFYYKYKNLAAVQGVLSSLRPAVVALIASAGLSILILALWGECGFSYNNEESINFISLFIFAVSILALRRFKLSPIYVIGGSGIIGMLLYHIV, encoded by the coding sequence ATGATCCATTTTAAGATTTTTCTTAGTTTCGTTCAAATAGGCTTATTTAGTATAGGCGGTGGCTACGCAGCTATTCCGCTCATACAAAATCAAGTTGTAGACATTAACCATTGGCTTACACTCTCAGAATTTACAGACCTTATTACCATTGCCGAAATGACGCCTGGTCCTATTGCGATCAATGCGGCTACCTTTGTAGGTCTTCAGATTGCAGGACTTGGTGGTGCTACCATCGCTACCTTTGGCTGTATCTTGCCATCCAGTATTATTGTTTCAACGCTGGCCTATTTTTATTATAAATATAAAAACTTAGCTGCTGTTCAAGGTGTCCTTAGCAGCCTTCGTCCAGCGGTAGTTGCTCTCATTGCTTCTGCTGGTTTATCCATTCTGATTTTGGCCCTCTGGGGAGAATGCGGCTTTTCTTATAATAATGAGGAAAGTATTAATTTCATATCGCTGTTTATATTTGCTGTAAGTATTCTAGCGCTAAGGCGATTTAAACTAAGTCCTATTTATGTCATAGGCGGATCCGGTATTATCGGTATGCTCCTCTATCATATTGTTTAA
- a CDS encoding threonine aldolase family protein — MYSFKNDYSEGAHPKILEALIASNLEQTEGYGEDHYSQKAAWLLKEMIGRDDIAVHFFVGGTQTNLTAISAFLRPHQAVIAAATGHIATHETGAIEATGHKVITVETSDGKLRMDHIQSVLDGHTDEHMVSPKMVYISNSTEVGSIYKKAELEGLSQFCKANNLLLYLDGARLGSALTSKENDMTLLDLGRLTDVFYIGGTKNGALMGEALIICNDFLKEDFRFHIKQKGALLAKGRLLGIQFEALFKDNLYFELAEHANQMAVRLQDEIKKLGFSFLISSPSNQVFPIFPNSVIEKLQEKYAFHIWEKVDDSYSAIRLVTSWATKEEAVSNFVKDLNNIVF, encoded by the coding sequence ATGTATAGTTTTAAAAATGATTACAGTGAAGGGGCACACCCAAAAATACTAGAAGCTTTAATAGCATCTAACCTAGAGCAGACGGAAGGTTATGGAGAGGATCATTATTCACAGAAGGCCGCTTGGTTATTAAAAGAGATGATAGGACGAGACGACATTGCTGTTCACTTCTTTGTAGGTGGTACACAGACCAATCTTACGGCAATTTCGGCTTTTTTAAGGCCTCATCAGGCAGTTATTGCTGCAGCTACTGGTCATATAGCTACCCATGAGACTGGTGCTATTGAAGCTACAGGACATAAGGTGATTACGGTGGAGACAAGTGATGGGAAGCTTAGGATGGACCATATCCAGTCAGTACTAGATGGACACACTGACGAACATATGGTAAGCCCTAAGATGGTTTATATTTCAAATTCTACAGAGGTAGGCTCTATCTATAAGAAGGCCGAACTTGAAGGTTTAAGTCAGTTTTGCAAAGCAAACAACCTGCTTTTATATCTAGACGGTGCAAGACTTGGTTCTGCGCTGACTTCAAAAGAAAATGATATGACCCTCTTAGATCTTGGCAGATTAACAGATGTCTTTTACATAGGGGGAACTAAAAATGGGGCCTTAATGGGTGAAGCTCTTATAATCTGTAACGACTTTCTTAAAGAGGATTTTAGATTTCATATTAAACAAAAAGGTGCCCTGCTTGCAAAAGGTAGGCTTCTTGGGATACAGTTTGAGGCGCTTTTTAAAGACAATTTATACTTTGAACTTGCAGAGCATGCCAATCAGATGGCAGTGCGCCTACAAGATGAAATCAAAAAACTAGGTTTTTCTTTTTTAATAAGTTCCCCGTCTAATCAAGTCTTTCCGATTTTTCCAAACAGCGTGATTGAAAAGCTTCAAGAAAAATATGCTTTTCATATCTGGGAGAAGGTTGATGATTCTTATTCGGCCATTCGTCTTGTAACCTCCTGGGCTACAAAAGAGGAGGCTGTTTCAAATTTCGTTAAGGATTTAAATAATATAGTGTTTTAA
- a CDS encoding KamA family radical SAM protein, with amino-acid sequence MNNIFEIQEKVREDNQFFHLKQTIEDYEFIKDKIKTGLEDSDKMKFQKNKILHKLNATEAQWNDYKWQLQNRFTRTEDLGDILGLALDEKEKIMTVGRTFRYGISPYYMSLIDPDDDLCPIKRQSVPSFIELNDEGELDPMDEAGWAPDELITRRYPDRLIIKVTNLCGMYCRFCQRRRMIGEHDKHSSKEKLQNAINYVRANKELRDILITGGDAFLLDDATIEWILVELRSIKHVEIIRFGTRTPVTLPQRITPELVNILKKYHPIYINTHFNSPREITKDSKRACEMLADAGIPLGNQMVLLNGVNNDKYVVRKLNQSLLKMRVKPYYIFHPKTVKGTSHFWVRIEEGMEIMESLRGRTSGMAVPTYIVNGPKGLGKTPILPNYISYIGSEKAVLRNWEGKSFEIKNRIYTE; translated from the coding sequence ATGAATAATATTTTTGAGATACAAGAAAAAGTAAGAGAAGATAATCAATTTTTTCATTTGAAACAAACTATTGAGGATTATGAATTTATTAAAGATAAGATTAAAACAGGACTAGAAGATAGTGACAAAATGAAGTTTCAAAAAAATAAAATTTTACATAAGCTAAATGCCACAGAAGCGCAGTGGAATGATTATAAGTGGCAGCTTCAAAATAGATTTACCCGGACTGAGGACCTAGGAGATATTCTTGGACTTGCGTTAGATGAAAAAGAGAAGATTATGACTGTTGGACGTACTTTCAGATATGGTATATCACCTTATTATATGTCTCTTATCGATCCAGATGATGATCTATGCCCTATTAAACGTCAGTCTGTACCTTCTTTTATTGAACTTAATGATGAAGGGGAGCTTGATCCTATGGATGAAGCTGGGTGGGCACCAGATGAACTGATTACAAGAAGATATCCTGACAGGCTTATTATTAAGGTTACCAATCTCTGTGGGATGTACTGCAGATTCTGCCAAAGGCGCAGGATGATAGGCGAACATGATAAGCACTCGTCTAAGGAAAAATTACAAAATGCCATTAACTATGTAAGGGCCAATAAGGAACTTAGGGATATTTTGATAACGGGCGGAGATGCTTTTTTGCTGGATGATGCCACGATAGAATGGATCTTAGTGGAGCTTAGAAGCATTAAGCATGTAGAAATCATTCGTTTTGGCACAAGAACACCGGTTACACTGCCGCAAAGGATTACCCCTGAACTCGTTAATATACTCAAAAAGTATCATCCTATTTATATCAATACCCATTTTAACAGCCCAAGAGAGATTACCAAAGACTCTAAAAGAGCTTGTGAAATGTTGGCAGATGCGGGTATTCCTCTAGGTAATCAAATGGTGCTCTTAAATGGCGTAAATAATGATAAATATGTTGTAAGAAAACTTAATCAAAGTCTCCTTAAAATGAGGGTTAAACCCTATTACATATTTCACCCAAAGACCGTAAAAGGTACATCACATTTCTGGGTAAGGATAGAAGAAGGCATGGAGATCATGGAGTCTCTAAGAGGACGGACCTCCGGTATGGCGGTGCCGACCTATATTGTAAATGGACCTAAAGGGCTTGGCAAGACGCCTATTCTTCCAAACTATATTTCTTATATTGGAAGTGAAAAGGCGGTACTTCGCAACTGGGAAGGCAAAAGCTTTGAAATTAAGAATAGAATATATACTGAGTAA
- a CDS encoding nucleotidyltransferase domain-containing protein, with protein sequence MVEVGKRYTFNKLFDTDYKIEHIYPSKQKDMMQLLSQLPCEVEKVYVFGSSLTLHCGEESDIDLLVIADKSEVLYKAFSTLFKTLDNEVDVIIKTQKEYDENVKVKNSICDVVSREGLLIYERALCTSTD encoded by the coding sequence ATGGTAGAGGTGGGTAAAAGATATACATTTAATAAACTTTTTGATACAGATTATAAAATAGAGCATATTTATCCATCAAAACAAAAAGATATGATGCAACTTCTAAGCCAGCTTCCATGTGAAGTTGAAAAAGTATATGTGTTCGGAAGCAGTTTGACACTACACTGCGGAGAGGAAAGTGATATTGACCTCTTAGTTATTGCAGATAAAAGTGAAGTCTTGTATAAAGCTTTTAGTACACTATTTAAAACACTAGATAATGAAGTAGATGTGATTATTAAGACTCAAAAGGAATACGATGAAAATGTAAAAGTAAAAAATAGCATTTGTGATGTTGTAAGTAGAGAGGGGCTGCTGATTTATGAAAGGGCTTTATGTACTAGCACGGACTGA
- a CDS encoding PAS domain S-box protein, with amino-acid sequence MGAGAKELMHFLLNQMKSIHGPVETRSLQSPNLFSNMQEGFALHEIICNEEGEPIDYRFLDVNKAFEEITGLKAKIIKDKTVLEILPETEDYWIKKYGQVALTGETLHVEDYSKEIGKYFSVNVFSPEKGQFITLFSDITSQVLAREAITREKNILERILEDTLAGYWDWDLVNDTIYLSPGFKKMFGYSDQELPNSLEAWQRLIYAEDLENMLQCLNRHINSLGETPFYNEVRCKHKDGSTMWVISAGHIVESDENIPLRMAGCHINITERKELERSLEEERGLLKATMLSMGDGIISVDINEKVKMMNPIAEKLTGWTQADAYGKSFEEVFNIINEHTREKCENPVRKVLETGQNMEIVKHTLLVSKDGTERPIEDSLAPIKNEEGNIKGVVLVFRDFTEKKEKQEAIKYLSFHDQLTGLYNRRFFEEELIRLDAEKNLPLTLVMLDVNGLKLINDAFGHLIGDKILQRAAAIMRRACRADDIISRIGGDEFVILLPKTTSKEAEWIMNAISIETPKEKIESINLSISYGWATKETPDQKMTDIFKQAEDHMYRQKLSESKSMRYKTIDIIISTLHNKTLREKQQAERVSQFCEAIARALNLSEEEIRELRTAGLMHDIGKIAIDISILDKPRLLNAAERSEIERHSEIGYQILRSINEFTRLAEFVLAHHERWDGRGYPRGLKGEEIPIGARIIAIADAYDAMTSERPYREQLSQEEAIEELRKNAGSQFDPEIVKAFLVNVGA; translated from the coding sequence ATGGGAGCTGGAGCCAAAGAACTAATGCATTTTTTATTAAACCAAATGAAGTCAATCCACGGACCTGTTGAAACAAGAAGTCTGCAGTCACCTAACCTATTTAGCAATATGCAGGAGGGTTTTGCGCTTCATGAAATCATTTGTAATGAAGAGGGAGAGCCCATAGACTACAGATTTTTAGATGTCAATAAGGCCTTTGAAGAAATTACAGGCTTAAAAGCTAAGATTATAAAGGATAAAACTGTTTTAGAAATATTACCTGAAACAGAAGATTACTGGATTAAAAAATATGGACAAGTGGCATTAACTGGAGAAACGTTGCATGTTGAAGACTACTCAAAAGAAATAGGGAAGTATTTCTCGGTCAACGTATTCTCTCCAGAAAAAGGGCAATTTATAACTTTGTTTTCAGATATAACGAGTCAGGTCTTGGCAAGAGAGGCAATTACTAGGGAGAAAAATATCCTAGAAAGAATTCTAGAGGATACCTTGGCGGGGTATTGGGATTGGGATCTTGTGAATGATACGATCTATCTTAGTCCAGGATTTAAAAAAATGTTTGGCTACAGTGACCAAGAACTGCCAAACTCTCTCGAAGCTTGGCAGAGGCTGATATATGCTGAGGATTTAGAAAATATGTTACAGTGTTTAAATAGACATATCAATAGTTTAGGAGAAACACCGTTTTATAATGAAGTGAGATGTAAACATAAAGATGGTTCGACTATGTGGGTGATTAGTGCAGGACATATTGTAGAATCGGATGAGAATATACCTTTAAGGATGGCCGGATGCCATATTAATATCACTGAAAGAAAAGAACTTGAGAGGTCTTTAGAGGAAGAAAGAGGGCTTTTAAAGGCAACGATGTTATCTATGGGAGATGGCATTATATCAGTGGATATCAATGAAAAGGTTAAGATGATGAATCCTATAGCTGAAAAGCTTACTGGCTGGACCCAAGCGGACGCTTATGGCAAGTCTTTCGAAGAAGTATTCAATATCATCAATGAACATACAAGAGAAAAATGTGAAAATCCTGTTCGCAAGGTACTTGAAACGGGTCAGAATATGGAAATTGTTAAACATACCCTTCTAGTCTCTAAAGATGGTACAGAAAGGCCTATTGAAGATAGCTTGGCGCCAATCAAAAATGAAGAGGGCAATATTAAAGGCGTTGTTTTGGTGTTTAGGGATTTTACAGAGAAAAAGGAAAAGCAAGAAGCAATTAAGTACCTAAGCTTTCATGATCAATTAACAGGATTGTATAACCGTAGATTCTTTGAAGAAGAACTCATTCGGTTAGATGCAGAAAAAAATCTGCCTTTGACATTGGTTATGCTTGATGTGAATGGACTTAAGTTAATAAACGATGCTTTTGGCCATTTGATCGGGGATAAGATTTTACAAAGAGCGGCAGCAATCATGAGAAGAGCATGCCGCGCAGATGATATCATCTCGAGAATAGGGGGGGATGAGTTTGTCATTTTACTGCCTAAAACCACCTCTAAAGAGGCTGAATGGATTATGAATGCCATCTCTATTGAGACACCAAAAGAAAAGATAGAATCCATTAATTTATCCATATCTTATGGATGGGCAACCAAGGAAACACCAGATCAAAAAATGACTGATATTTTCAAACAGGCAGAAGATCATATGTACAGACAAAAGCTTTCAGAAAGCAAGAGTATGCGCTACAAGACAATAGATATTATTATAAGCACATTACATAATAAAACCCTAAGAGAAAAACAGCAGGCAGAACGTGTCAGCCAGTTCTGTGAAGCCATAGCAAGGGCACTTAATTTAAGTGAAGAAGAGATCAGAGAGCTTAGAACGGCAGGGTTAATGCATGACATTGGGAAGATCGCTATTGATATCAGTATTCTTGATAAGCCTCGTTTATTAAATGCAGCAGAACGCAGTGAAATAGAACGACACTCAGAAATTGGTTATCAGATATTAAGATCTATTAACGAATTTACAAGACTTGCAGAATTTGTATTAGCCCATCATGAAAGATGGGATGGCAGAGGTTATCCAAGAGGATTAAAAGGTGAAGAAATACCAATAGGTGCTAGAATTATCGCCATTGCTGATGCCTATGATGCTATGACTAGCGAAAGACCTTATAGAGAACAGTTAAGTCAAGAAGAAGCCATAGAAGAGCTTAGAAAAAATGCTGGTAGTCAGTTTGACCCAGAGATTGTTAAAGCATTCCTTGTAAATGTGGGTGCATAA
- a CDS encoding DUF2812 domain-containing protein, with amino-acid sequence MGKIVKKILFEDSWQLGSNESWFSEMAASGLHLKSIGRLFAVFEKGEPTQTKYQVALLDEKPSQQEIAHCRAGGWQLAANRGKFYFFSSEESGSALESYIDFKKQKETVCKLERQLRKNLIVISVIMLIFLGMMCSVLFLTDRLFLSMVKGGIIQQILLVIVELYVFYTVVRNYMWAYKLKKTFLENKPLSYKARGKLHRLINGIAALLFLSITVFMVFAPIMQMVKSKNNTLPEAKTDLPIIRLIEVEQNPDLKRKIGYNNRGVDWHNRVSYDWSILAPIQLKIDEQGIVSNEMWEDNSGVYSPSIHTQFYQLAFNKMTDGFLQDLMKQYLYDPDITPKEIKHPAFDQIYITSEDTKKQIFASWDNKVIYIRYYGNKDVEHIISTISKMP; translated from the coding sequence ATGGGTAAAATAGTTAAGAAAATATTATTTGAGGATAGCTGGCAACTAGGCAGCAATGAAAGCTGGTTTTCTGAGATGGCCGCTTCGGGGCTCCATTTAAAAAGTATAGGCCGTTTATTTGCTGTTTTTGAAAAAGGAGAACCTACTCAAACGAAATATCAAGTGGCCTTATTAGATGAAAAACCTTCCCAGCAAGAAATTGCACACTGCAGGGCGGGCGGCTGGCAGTTGGCTGCGAACAGGGGCAAGTTTTACTTTTTTTCATCTGAAGAGTCAGGTAGTGCACTTGAGTCTTATATAGATTTTAAGAAGCAGAAAGAGACAGTATGTAAGCTAGAAAGGCAGCTTAGAAAAAATCTTATAGTGATATCGGTCATAATGCTGATATTTCTTGGGATGATGTGCAGTGTTTTATTCCTTACCGACAGACTTTTTTTGTCAATGGTTAAGGGTGGGATTATTCAGCAAATACTACTTGTTATTGTAGAATTATATGTTTTTTATACGGTAGTACGTAATTATATGTGGGCATATAAGCTTAAAAAAACATTTTTAGAAAATAAGCCTCTTTCATATAAAGCGAGAGGGAAGCTACATCGTTTGATAAATGGTATCGCTGCTCTTTTGTTTTTAAGTATTACAGTATTTATGGTATTTGCTCCGATTATGCAAATGGTAAAAAGCAAAAATAATACGCTGCCTGAGGCTAAAACAGATCTGCCAATTATAAGACTGATAGAAGTGGAACAAAATCCCGATCTTAAACGAAAGATTGGCTATAATAACAGGGGAGTAGATTGGCATAATCGTGTGAGCTATGACTGGAGCATCTTAGCGCCAATTCAGCTAAAGATAGATGAACAGGGTATTGTAAGTAATGAGATGTGGGAAGATAACAGTGGCGTGTATTCACCAAGTATCCATACCCAGTTCTATCAGTTGGCTTTTAATAAAATGACAGATGGATTCCTGCAGGATCTTATGAAACAATATCTATATGATCCGGACATTACGCCAAAGGAAATTAAGCATCCAGCATTTGATCAGATATATATTACGTCAGAGGATACTAAGAAACAAATTTTTGCAAGTTGGGATAATAAAGTAATTTATATAAGATATTATGGCAATAAAGATGTTGAGCATATCATATCTACTATTTCTAAAATGCCATAA
- a CDS encoding chromate transporter: MKPNYKTYLKLFTSTFYISAFTFGGGFVIIPLMRKKFVQELKWIEEQEMIDLTAIAQSSPGAIAVNTSILVGYRTAGLLGAIVTVIGTVLPPLICLSIISLFYTAFRDNNIIKSALKGMQAGVAAVIIDVAYNMGNGIVLEKKKVPLSILIGTFIAVYFFNINVIYIILTCIAIGIILPLWPQRKEHDTHDPF, translated from the coding sequence GTGAAACCTAATTACAAGACCTATCTTAAACTCTTTACCTCAACTTTTTACATAAGTGCATTTACCTTCGGCGGAGGCTTCGTCATTATTCCTCTGATGCGAAAAAAGTTTGTGCAAGAACTTAAGTGGATTGAAGAACAAGAGATGATTGACTTAACAGCCATTGCCCAGTCCTCTCCTGGTGCAATAGCCGTTAATACATCTATTTTAGTGGGATATCGTACAGCCGGACTTTTAGGTGCTATCGTAACCGTCATAGGAACAGTTTTACCACCGCTTATTTGTTTGTCTATCATATCACTGTTTTATACTGCCTTTAGAGATAATAATATTATCAAGTCAGCCCTTAAAGGCATGCAGGCGGGTGTAGCTGCTGTTATTATTGACGTTGCATATAATATGGGAAATGGAATAGTCCTTGAAAAAAAGAAAGTACCTTTATCTATCTTAATAGGTACCTTTATCGCTGTGTATTTTTTTAACATAAACGTGATTTATATTATACTGACTTGTATTGCTATTGGTATCATTCTACCCCTGTGGCCGCAAAGAAAGGAGCATGACACGCATGATCCATTTTAA